The following coding sequences are from one Rhinoraja longicauda isolate Sanriku21f chromosome 7, sRhiLon1.1, whole genome shotgun sequence window:
- the shisa2b gene encoding protein shisa-2 encodes MGRCGLWARGLFLVLGTWTLILPPAPTAASGEYCHGWMDTQGTWHGGFQCPERFDSDTATICCGSCSLRYCCASAEARLDQGQCDNDQPAGGNDAPGGGEGRDGGNSPAVPIYVPFLIVGSVFVAFIIIGSFVAACCCKCLKPKQEQGQNRTPAASRLMESIPMISSSGNPRGSSSRQSSTAASSSSSANSGARGPPVRTQGNCCLPADGAMNNIYLNVPPSFSVVSCQQAPPILQHQAQFLHPQYLGFAVQHDSLAMTPTPPYMEGLQNGYRQMQTPFPHASANTEQMVYTTVTV; translated from the exons ATGGGGAGGTGCGGGCTGTGGGCGAGAGGCTTGTTTCTGGTGCTCGGGACATGGACATTGATTCTACCCCCGGCTCCCACCGCTGCCAGCGGCGAGTACTGCCATGGTTGGATGGACACCCAGGGGACCTGGCACGGCGGCTTCCAGTGTCCTGAGCGCTTTGACTCGGACACGGCCACCATCTGCTGCGGCTCCTGCTCACTGCGCTACTGCTGCGCCAGCGCCGAGGCCAGGTTAGACCAAGGGCAATGTGACAACGACCAGCCGGCCGGCGGCAACGATGCCCCGGGTGGTGGAGAGGGCAGGGACGGCGGCAACTCTCCCGCAG tgccGATCTACGTGCCTTTCCTTATCGTGGGTTCCGTCTTCGTGGCCTTTATCATCATAGGTTCGTTTGTGGCAGCGTGCTGCTGCAAGTGCCTCAAACCCAAACAGGAGCAGGGGCAGAACCGAACGCCAGCAGCGAGCCGGCTGATGGAGTCCATCCCCATGATCTCCAGCTCGGGCAACCCCAGAGGGTCCTCCTCGCGGCAGTCCAGCACGGCggccagctccagctccagcgccAACTCTGGTGCCCGAGGCCCTCCCGTCAGAACACAGGGCAACTGCTGCCTACCTGCCGACGGGGCCATGAACAACATTTACCTCAACGTACCGCCCAGTTTCTCTGTGGTGAGTTGCCAACAGGCTCCACCGATCCTGCAGCACCAGGCACAGTTCCTGCACCCTCAGTATTTGGGGTTTGCTGTTCAACACGACTCCTTGGCTATGACGCCCACTCCTCCTTACATGGAAGGACTGCAGAACGGTTACAGGCAAATGCAAACCCCCTTCCCCCATGCCAGCGCGAATACCGAACAGATGGTGTACACAACAGTAACTGTATAG